One Setaria viridis chromosome 5, Setaria_viridis_v4.0, whole genome shotgun sequence genomic region harbors:
- the LOC117856965 gene encoding uncharacterized protein → MEFPPAAAISDYFFLPEIMGARATDYYASPPAPVFASGGGTSGGGAAAENEMVNVSYVDDDGRRMVMSGSGGNNGGGRPSPRIGFRTRSEVDVLDDGFKWRKYGKKAVKSSPNPRNYYRCSAEGCGVKKRVERDRDDPRYVVTTYDGVHNHAAPGSGGACLAPPRGAQTQSMPCSTPLVAAPWSAPGGAPCDAWGMHTQLMHAATAAHSFSESSY, encoded by the exons ATGGAgttcccgccggccgccgccatctctgACTACTTCTTCCTCCCGGAGATCATGGGCGCTCGCGCAACCGACTACtacgcctcgccgccggcgccggtgttcgccagcggcggcggcaccagcggcggcggcgccgccgcggagaaTGAGATGGTGAACGT GAGCTACGTGGACGATGACGGGAGGAGGATGGTGATGAGCGGATCGGGTGGGAAtaatggcggcgggcggccgtcGCCGCGGATCGGGTTCCGGACGAGGTCGGAGGTGGACGTGCTGGACGACGGCTTCAAGTGGCGCAAGTACGGCAAGAAGGCGGTCAAGAGCAGCCCCAACCCGAG GAACTACTACCGGTGCTCGGCGGAGGGGTGCGGCGTGAAGAAGCGCGTGGAGCGGGACCGCGACGACCCGCGCTACGTCGTCACCACCTACGACGGCGTCCACAACCACGCCGCGCCAGGGTCCGGCGGTGCATGCCTCGCCCCGCCGCGCGGGGCCCAGACCCAGAGCATGCCGTGCTCGACGCCCCTGGTGGCGGCGCCGTGgagcgcgcccggcggcgctcCCTGTGACGCGTGGGGGATGCACACGCAGCTGATGCATGCCGCGACGGCGGCTCACTCGTTTTCGGAATCGTCGTACTGA